A genomic window from Salmo salar chromosome ssa23, Ssal_v3.1, whole genome shotgun sequence includes:
- the LOC106584090 gene encoding 3-keto-steroid reductase/17-beta-hydroxysteroid dehydrogenase 7: MKGLYLSAICPGFAMTNLTYGILPSFPTLLWNLLMPILWLIRIFTNTFTLTPCNGAEALEFSTDNMTSLFWLFMQKPESLDPWTKYQSNLRSGKQLHTTSQDGY; encoded by the exons atGAAG GGCCTGTACTTGTCAGCGATCTGTCCAGGCTTTGCGATGACCAACCTGACCTATGGTATCCTGCCTTCCTTCCCCACACTCCTCTGGAACCTGCTCATGCCCATcctctggctg ATCAGAATCTTTACAAACACATTCACCCTGACCCCCTGCAATGGAGCAGAGGCTCTGGAATTTTCCACAGATAACATGACATCACTG TTCTGGCTGTTTATGCAAAAACCTGAGTCGCTGGATCCTTGGACTAAATACCAGTCTAACCTTAGGTCTGGGAAACAACTACACACAACCTCGCAAG ATGGATATTGA